In one Neobacillus sp. CF12 genomic region, the following are encoded:
- a CDS encoding amidohydrolase yields the protein MIKNAWILTMNELMGQYPNGYIIIDDDIISDVGAMDSLPNDIAYDKCIDAKGAILLPGMINTHTHIGMIPFRSLGDDYPDRLHRFLLPLENECMNEQLAYTSAKYAIAEMQLAGVTTFFDMYYFEQQLAEAAEEMHSRAILAETVIDLVTVDVPEPMGGLQYAQRFMQKWQGNMRIQASVAPHAPYSNTIEVLLQADGLSEKYNVPWMMHVSEMDFEMSKFREEHHQTPIEFLEEIGVLSPRLVAAHCIHLSDHDIELLKKYDVKVAHCIGANTKSAKGVARVRDLLAAGVSVGLGTDGPSSGNTLDLFNQMRLFANFHKTFLQDRSAFPAEEIVKLATIGGANVLGLERQIGSIEAGKQADFILIETDSVNMFPIFDPYSALVYSANAGNVRDVFIAGKQVVAGKTLVDFDEVQLRADLAEAMEQCGFKTKALKAMEEK from the coding sequence GTGATTAAAAATGCTTGGATTTTAACCATGAATGAGCTGATGGGGCAGTACCCGAACGGCTATATAATTATTGATGACGACATAATTTCAGATGTTGGTGCGATGGATTCACTGCCAAATGACATTGCCTATGACAAATGTATCGATGCGAAAGGGGCTATTTTGTTACCTGGGATGATCAATACACATACTCACATAGGTATGATTCCATTTCGTTCATTAGGGGATGACTATCCAGACCGTTTACACCGCTTCTTGCTGCCGTTAGAAAATGAATGTATGAATGAACAGTTGGCATACACGAGTGCAAAATATGCCATTGCTGAAATGCAGCTTGCCGGTGTGACAACATTCTTTGACATGTATTATTTTGAACAACAATTGGCAGAAGCAGCAGAAGAAATGCATAGCCGCGCTATTTTAGCAGAAACAGTTATAGATTTAGTAACGGTTGATGTACCAGAGCCAATGGGAGGCTTACAGTATGCTCAACGTTTTATGCAGAAATGGCAAGGAAATATGAGAATTCAAGCGTCAGTTGCACCGCATGCCCCCTACTCTAATACAATTGAAGTTCTCCTGCAAGCTGATGGTTTGTCTGAAAAGTACAATGTACCATGGATGATGCATGTCAGTGAAATGGATTTTGAAATGAGTAAATTTCGTGAAGAACACCATCAAACTCCGATTGAATTTTTAGAAGAGATTGGTGTATTGAGTCCACGACTTGTAGCTGCACACTGTATTCATTTGTCAGATCATGATATTGAGTTATTAAAAAAGTATGATGTAAAAGTAGCTCATTGTATCGGTGCTAATACTAAATCGGCAAAAGGGGTAGCCCGTGTTCGTGATTTATTAGCTGCTGGTGTATCGGTTGGGCTCGGAACAGATGGTCCAAGCAGCGGGAATACCTTGGATTTATTTAACCAAATGCGATTGTTTGCCAATTTTCATAAAACGTTTTTACAGGATCGCAGTGCCTTTCCAGCTGAAGAAATTGTAAAGTTAGCAACTATCGGAGGAGCGAACGTTTTAGGACTGGAGAGGCAAATTGGCTCTATTGAGGCAGGGAAACAAGCGGATTTCATCCTAATTGAAACCGATTCAGTCAATATGTTTCCTATTTTTGATCCATATTCTGCTTTGGTATACTCAGCAAATGCTGGCAATGTAAGAGATGTATTTATCGCTGGGAAGCAAGTGGTTGCAGGAAAAACATTAGTGGATTTTGATGAAGTACAATTAAGAGCAGATCTTGCTGAAGCCATGGAGCAATGTGGATTTAAAACAAAAGCATTAAAAGCAATGGAGGAAAAATAA